The bacterium genomic sequence AAGGTTAAAACTATTCATTATTAGGACAAACCAGCCAATAGTCAAGACAAAAGAATGAAAAAGGGTAGGTAAGAATAGAGATATACGCATACCCTCCATAAAGACTATGATTGCAACAATTGTTTGTAAAATTAGTTTCTGGAAAGGTTTTACGCCTTTAATGTCATCTATAAGACCAAAAGCAACTACCAGAAAACCTCCTGTTAAAATGACTGCAAGTTTTTTTGATGTATGCGAAATTCCAGGTGAATGAACCAGTAAATAACCAGGCATTAGTTGTAGTTTGGCAAGAAAAAGGCCTATCAATATTGTTAAAGCGAAAGAAAAATATATACCAAGACCTCCAAGTAGAGGAATAGGTTGTTTGTGGACTTTCCTCGAAGAGGGCATATCTATTATGCCTGTTTTTTTTGCTACAACTCCAGCTAACTTGGTAAAAATTAAGGATAAGATTCCACTTGTAAAGAAAACAAGAATGTATATTTTAGTCCACATAACTATATTTTTCTTCTAAAGTTTTGTTAAAATGGTTTATAGGTTGGTCTTTCTTTTGAGCAGAAGAAAGAGCAAGAAGTTTGTAAAATATAACCAATAAAATAATTAAGACTATAAAAAAGATAATCGGAACAAGAAGATTTCTACCTGTAAAAATCTTCTCTTCTTCATATTTTGCGTTATAGTAATTTTCCACTATTTCGGCAATTTCGCTCGGGGATTTCCCTTTTAAAAGGATTTTTAACTCGTCTGGCTCTTTATTTTCCATTTTTCCTATCTTTTCTTGACCAATAAGTCAATATATTATATTATAAATAAGGTCAACAATCAAAAGAAAAATTAAGTTTGTTTTTATTAAGGAGGAATAATGGAAAAAGTCAGAATTGGTGTTATAGGTGTTGGGGGTATGGGGGGAGGACACTGTCACAGAGCAAAATTGTTGCAGGATGAAAATAAACAGGTGGAACTAGCTTGTGTATGCGATATTAATGAAGAGGTAGCAAAAGAGAGAGCAGAAAAGTTTCAGACAAAATATTTCTTGAATTATAAAGAACTTATAGATAGCGGTCTATGTGATGCTGTTGTTGTTGCGACTCCTCACTGGGTGCACCCAGAAATTAGTGTGTACGCTTTTGAAAAAGGGTTACACGTGCTGTGCGAAAAACCTATTGCTGTAACTGTTAGTGGAGCAGATGAGATTATTGAGGCAGCAAAAAAGAGTGGTAAAGTTTTTTCGGTTAACTACCAGAGAAGGTTGCAAGGGCTTACCCTTAAACTGAAAGAGATTGTTGAGAGTGGAGAGTTGGGAGAGATACATAGAACATTGTGTGTGGACCCGTGGCAAAGAACTCAGTCATACTATGATAGTGGGACTTGGAGAGCTACATGGGTTGGAGAAGGTGGTGGTGTGTTATGTAATCAGGCGCCTCATACAATAGATATGTTTACACATATAGGTGGTATGCCTATTAAGATTCAGGCTCAAGCAAGAGCGAAGTTCCATAGAATAGAAGTTGAAGATGAAGTGCAGGCATCATTGGAATATGAAAACGGTGCTTGGGGTTGTTATTATACTTCTACCTGTGAATCTGAAGGTCCGCTTCATATGGAGTTTGTAGGAGATAAAGGGAAACTTGTTGTTAGAGGGACTGATGTTATGTTGAGTAAAAATTCTCAACCTTTAAGAGAGTATATTCTTAGTGCCGATAAGATGTGGGATAAGATGGTAGTTACACATGAATCTGTTGAATTGGTACCAGATATAGATAAAACTATAATGGAAAATTTTAGGGACGCAATCCTGAAAGGCGAAAAACGGCTTACACCCGGAGAAAAGGGTATCAACGCAGTAGAATTTTTTAATGCTTGCATAATGTCTGCTAAACTTGATAAACCAGTTAATATTCCTGTTCCAAGAAAAGAGTACGATGAACTTATGGAAGAGTTGAAAAAAACATCAAAGGAAAAAACAGGAGTTAAAGAGCAGAGAGTTACCGACCCTAAACTTCAGAATTTACCTTAAAAATATTCTATTGTAGGTTAAGGTTTTAAGTTTGTATTAAATTTTCCTATTTTTAAAATAGTGTGTGGAGATTTTTTTATGAGAAAAATAAGAATTGGAGTTATTGGTATGGGCGGTATGGGATACGCCCACTGTAAAGATGTTATTGCTCTTGAACAGACTGAGTTGACTTGTATATCCAGCAGAGATAAAGAAGTTGTTAATAAAAATGCTCAGGAGTTTGGAGTAAAACCTTTTACAGATTATAAAGAGATGATAACCAGCGGTTTATGTGATGCTGTCATTATTGCTACACCTCACTGGACTCATCCTGAAATAAGCGTGTATGCTTTTGAAAACGGGTTACATGTGCTTGCGGAAAAGCCTATCGCTGTTACTGTGGCAGATGCTGACAGAATGATTAAGTCAGCAAAAGATAACAACAAAATCTTTTCAATGATGATGCAAAGACGGGCAGAACCGAGAGTGAAAAAAGCATTAGAATTGGTTAAAAAAGGGTATATTGGGGAAATAGTGAGAACCTTGTGTATAGATTCTTGGTTTAGAACTCAAGCTTATTATAACAGTAATATATGGCGTGCTACTTGGAAGGGCGAGGGGGCTGGTGTTCTTGTTAATCAAGCGCCCCATATGATAGACGTTTTTCTGTTGTTAGGAGGTCTGCCTATAGAAATAGAAACTAAAACAAGGACAGCATATCACGATATAGAGGTTGAAAACGAGGTACACGCTCTCCTGGGGTATAAAAATGGTGCTTGTGGGTACTACTATGTTTCTACTTTGGAACCTATAGAGGGGCACCATATTGAAATATGTGGAGAAAAGGGGAAACTTGTATTGGATTCTCAAAACTTGAAATTTTATAAATACGAAAAATCGATACCCGAAAGTATCGTTTCTGCGGAAGATATGTGGGAGACTTTAAAATATGAAGAGGTAGATATATCTCTTGATACAGACGCTATGAAAGGGCATATTGAAGTAATTAGAAATTTTGCTGATTCAATACTTAATGGTGAGGAGTTAATCACGCCTGGGGAAGAAGGGCTTTATTCAGTGGAATTTTATAATGCTTGTATCCTTTCTTGGAAAAAAAATAAATCTGTAAAACTACCTATAGATAGAGAAGAATATAATCTTTTGATAGATGGACTTGTTAAAACATCTAAACCTAAAAAGAATGTTAAGATACAGAGGGCAACAGACCCAAAATATAGAAAATGAGATAAAAATGTTGAATCGGAGGAAAAATGAGTAAGATTTATAATGTAGGGCTTTTTGGGAATAACCACGTTGGGAAAACACTCCTTGCCGAAACGATTCTTTATAAAACTGGTATGATAGATAGGATTGGCGAGATATCTCAAGGAAACACTATTTTTGACTTTGATGCTGAAGAGATAAGTCGTCAAATGAGTTTAAACTTGGGGTTCGGGTATGTGAAGAAAGGCGATGCAATGATATATATTTTGGATGCTCCAGGATATATGGATTTTATCGGAGAACAGGTATGTGGTATAGAATCCTCAGATATTGGTATTCTTGTTGTAGGCGCTGATGAAGGTATTACTCCTTCTACTGAAAAACAGTGGGAACTTATTACTAAAAAAGGGATGCCTGCAGCGTTGTTTATTAATCGGATGGATCTGCCTGAGGTCGAGTTTAATAAGGTATGGGAAGAGATGGAATCTTTTTTTGGGAAAAAATTGCTTCTTGTGAACTATCCTTTAAAAGAAGGTTCTTCTTTAAAGGGAGTTGCTAACTTGTTGGGCGCAAAAGTAGGCGAAAACCCTGATTTTGACCCGTATGTTCAGGCGTCAATGGATGTTATAGCAGAGTTGGATGATACTCTTATGGAAAAATATCTTGAAGGTGTTGAAATATCAGCCGACGAGATGGCAGAACATATTAAAAAAGGGTTTAAGGAAGGAAGTATTATACCTGTTTTAACTGGTTCTGTTACTCAACAGGTAGGAGTTCAAGAGTTGGTAGATTTTATCCTGCAATATATGCCATCATCAGAAGAGATGTTGCCTTTTAAAGCTGTGAATGCTAAAGAGGAAGAACAGGAGTTTACAAGAACACCAGACCAACCTTTGATAGGGTTGGTTGCAAAAACTATATTTGACCCTTTCGCTGGTAAAATATCATACCTAAGGGTCTGTTCTGGTAGACTTAAAAGTAATTCTCAGTTTTTAAATGTTACCAAAGGACAGAAAGAGAGAGTTGGGCAACTTTTAAGGATACAAGGTAAAAAACAAGAACCCGTTGACGAAGCACTGCCCGGAGAGGTAGTTGGAGTTGCAAAACTTTCTGAATCCCAAGCTTTAGATGCTTTCTGTGACCCAAACGCTTCGTGGGCTTTAAATCTTTCTAAAATGCCTGAGGGGGCAGTTTCGTACTCTATCAGACCCAAAATTAAAGGAACGGAAGACAAACTTGGAAACGCTCTCAATAGGATTGTTGAGGAAGATAAGACGATTAATGTTTTTAGAGATGAAGAAACAGGTGAAACTATAGTTTCAGGTATGGGAGATACCCATATAGATATTGCTATAAATAAATTTAGGACAAAGTTTGGTGTTGAAGTTGAAAAAGGTATACCAAAAATAGCCTATAAAGAAACAATAGTTTCTCATTCTGGTCCTGCTGAAGGTAAGTTTAAGAGACAGTCCGGCGGTAAAGGACAGTATGGACACTGTTTTATAGAGATAGAGCCCCTCGAGAGAGGTGCTGGGTTTGAGTTTGTTGACGCAATAGTTGGGGGTGCTATACCGAGAAACTTTATACCTTCAGTTGAAAAAGGTATAAAAGAAAGTTTAAAAAAAGGAATTCTTGCAGGCTACCCTATAGTTGATATAAAGGTTAAACTTTATGATGGAACTTACCATACCGTTGATTCTTCTGATATAGCATTTCAGGTAGCTGGTTCTCTGGCTTTACAGAAAGGGTTTATGCAGGCGAACCCTATTTTGCTTGAGCCAATAGTTAATGTTGATATAAGCGTTTCTCAAGAATTGATAGGTGATGTTATTGGAACGGTCAACTCTAAGCGCGGTAAGGTGCTTGATATGGGTTCTTCAGGTAAACGTCAGGTTATAAAGGCACAAGTACCTTTAGCTGAAATGGCAAACTATACAAACGAGTTGAGGTCTATAACAAGCGGTACTGGTACATATACAATGGTATTTTCACATTATGAGGTTGTACCTGCACATATTGCACAAAAAATAATAGACGAAAGAAAAAAAGAAAAAGAGGCAAAGGAAAGCTGAATATGGAGAAAGTTTCAATAGAAGGAGTTGCTCTTGACCTTGTGAACAATTCTTCTGTTCTTATCCTTAAAGGGGAGAAGGGAAAGTTTTTACCTATTGCTATAAGAATATTAGAAGCTCAATCAATCTTAATTGCTCTTGAGAATGCCTCCTTTTTTAGACCTCTTACCCACGATTTAATTAAAAATATTATAGAATCTCTTTCTGCCAAACTGTTAAGGTTGGAGATACATTCTCTTAAAAAAGGTGTTTACTATGCACATCTGGTTATTTCAAAAGACGGTAATATTATCAATGTTGATTGTCGGCCAAGTGATGGAATCGCAATTTCACTGAGGCTAAATGCGGATATAATGGTTTCAGATAATCTTCTTGAAAAGATGGATATTATCAAAGAAGGTAAGGATGTTAAGTTTTTTAAGACTAATCTGTCAGATAAACCTATTAGCGAAGAAGAAGCAAAAAAACTTAGGAAAATGATAGATGATATGAGTGCAAAAGAGTTTTGGAAAGAGTTGGGTAAAGATTAATAACCGTCATTTTTAATATAAAATGGCGAGTTATTGTTAATATAATAAGATATTAGAAGTAAAAGGAGGAAATATGTCTGGACATTCTAAGTGGCACAGTATCAAGCATAAAAAAATGGCTACTGATGCTAAAAGAGGTAAAATGTTTACCAAGTTTATAAGGGAAATAATGATGGCTGCAAAGACAGGAGGCGGTAATCCTGATACAAACCCTCGGTTGCGTCTTGCTGTTGAAAGAGCAAAAGGGTTTAATATGCCTAACGATAATATACAGAGAGCCATCAAAAAAGGGTCTGGAGAAGACGGTGGAGTAATAATTGAACAGGTTACTTACGAAGGATATGGACCTGGTGGAGTTGCTCTTTTTGTTGAGGTTTTAACTGATAATAAGAATAGAAGCGCTTCTGAGATAAGGTCTATCTTTTCTAAACATAATGGAAACCTTGGAGGTTCTGGTAGTGTTGCTTGGATATTCGAGAGGAAAGGTATGATTAATATAGGAAAAGATAAGGTGCCTGAGGATGAACTAATGGAGATAGTACTTGAAGCAGGTGCTGAAGATATGGTTCTGGAAGATGATATATTTGAAATAACTACTCTACCCGAAAATTTTGAAGCAGTTAAGAACGCTTTGGCTGAAAAAAATATTGAAGTTACGGATGCTATTGTCAGTTTTGTTCCTAAAAATACTGTTAAAGTTGAAGGTAAAACAGCTGAACAGGTGCTAAAACTTCTTGAAACACTTGAAGACCACGATGATGTTCAGGGCGCTTATGCAAATTTTGATATATCTGATGAAATCCTTGAATCAATGCAATCTGAATAGGTTAAGATGAAAATATTGGGTATCGACCCTGGTGTAAATAAAATAGGTTACGGGTTTATAGAAAAGAAGAGTAGTAGAGAAAAAGAGACGGTTTTGTGTACAGGAACAATTACGCCTCCAATAAAGGAAAAATATAGTACAAAACTCAAACTTATTTTAGAACAGTTTGACAACTTATTGGAAGAACTACAACCCAATGTGATTGCTATTGAAGAGATTTATCTTGGTAAAAATGTTCAGATTACACTTAAAATAGGGCAGATTACTGGGGTTCTTGTTGGAGCAGCTTTAAGGAACGGGATTCCTTTTGAACTTCTGCCTGCAAGAGAAGTAAAACAAAATATTACAGGTTCTGGGGCAGCAACCAAAGAGCAAGTTCGTTTTATGCTGGAACATATTACAGGGTATAAAAATTTTAATGGATTAGACGAGAGCGACGCTGTTGCGGTTGCTGTTTCCTATCTTATAAATAAAAAAGAAAATGATTTATTACATTTGCGGTAAACTAATTTTTAAGTCTCCAGCAAGGGTTGTAGTAGATAATAATGGTATAGGTTACTCGTTGAACGTTTCTATAGAAACCTCTCAATCTATTGGAGAAGAAGGAAGCGAAGTGAAACTTTTTTCTTTTCTTCAAACAAAAGACGATGAGGTGCAGTTGTATGGATTTGCTTCTATAGAGGAGAAAGAAGGGTTTAAACTTCTTATTACTGTCCCTAATATTGGCCCTAAGATGGCTCTAAGAATCCTTTCTGGTATGAATATCAACCAATTGTATAACGCTATTATTGCTGAAGATACAGCCTTTTTTACAGGTATTCCTGGGATAGGTAAAAAGACAGGTGAACGTATTATTGTTGAGTTGAAACATCGTGTTGAGAAACTTGATATTCCACAGGAAAAACAGTTTGTTGATAATAGAGAGGTTTTTGCGAGTGCCGTTGAAGCACTAACTGTGCTTGGTTATAAAAGAAAAGAAGCAGTATCTTCTGTCAGCAAAATAATGAAGGAGAATGTTGGAATTTCAAGTATTGAAGAAATAATTAAAGAAGCCCTCAAAAGGAATAATTGATAAATAATGGACGAGAAAATAACCTCTCCAGTTGCTGGAGGAGAAGATTCAAATTATGATAATGCTTTGAGACCTAAGGGATTTTCAGATTTTGTTGGGCAAGATAAAGTAAAAGATAATCTGGAAGTTTTTATTAAAGCTGCAAAAGAAAGAAAAGAAGTCCTTGACCACGTATTGTTTTATGGTCCGCCTGGTATCGGCAAAACAACCCTTTCATATATTATAGCCAACGAGATGGGCGTTACTGTTAAAGCAACCTCTGGTCCTGTTATAGAAAAAGCAGGGGATTTAGCTGGAATACTTACCAACCTTGAGTTCGGAGATATTCTATTTATTGATGAGATACATAGGTTGCCTCGAACTATTGAAGAGTACCTTTATAGCGGGATGGAAGATTTTTGTATAGATATAATGATTGGGGAAGGACCAAAAGCTAAATCTGTAAAGATACCTATAAAAAACTTTACACTTGTGGGCGCAACTACAAGAGTTGGGTTAATTACTTCTCCTTTAAGAAACAGGTTTGGAATTATTCATCGTCTTGACTATTATTCATCTGAAGAACTTGTGAAAATAATCAGTAGGTCCGCAAACCTTCTAAAGGTTAGTATTACTGAAGAAGGTGCACAAGAAATTGCTAAAAGGGCAAGAGGTACTCCAAGAGTTGCTAATAGGTTATTAAGAAGGATTAGAGATTATGCGCAGGTGAAAGGTAGTGGGGTTGTAGATAAGGATATTTCAGTTCTTGCTCTCGATAAGATGGATGTTGACGAAGAAGGTCTGGATGAGATGGATAAAAAAGTATTGGAAGTCCTTATACTGAAATTTGCAGGTGGCCCTGTTGGGTTGAAAAGTCTTTCCATAGCAGTTGGAGAAGAGTCGGACACTATTGAAGAGGTTTATGAGAGTTTTCTTGTTAGGAAAGGTTTTTTAAAAAGAACACCCCAAGGACGTGTTGCTACGGAGTTTGCCTACAAACATATGGGTTTAGAAGTAGGCGGAGAAAACGTGGAGAAACTTTTTTAACAATGCTTAAAGCTATAAACCTTCAAAAAGCTTTTGGGAAAACTGTTGCTGTTAAAGATATTTCTTTGCAGGTATCTCAAGGAGAGATAGTTGGTCTGCTTGGACCTAACGGGGCAGGAAAAACGACAACCTTTGAGATGTTGCTTGGTTTTATGCGTCAAGATAAAGGTTCTATAATTCTGGATAAAGAAGATATTTCTTGGCTACCCGTTTGGAGAAGAGCTCGTGCTGGGATGTTATATTTGCCTCAAGAGATAGCTCTTTTTAATAAACTTTCGGTAGAAGATAATATTCGTATCATACTTGAAGAGTATTATAAAGATAAAAAAAAAATAGATGATATTATAAAGATGTACCTTGATAAGGTTGGTCTTTATCAATTACGAAAACATATTGCTGGTACTCTATCTGGTGGAGAAAAAAGAAGGTTAGAGATAGGAAGAAGTTTAACTCTTCAGCCAAAATTTTTTCTTTTGGATGAACCTTTCTCGGGGATAGACCCTAAAACAGTATCTGAACTGCAAGATACAATAGTTGAACTTAAAAATCAAGGTATCGGTATACTGTTGACAGACCATAACGTTAGAGATACTCTCGGTATTACAGATAGGGCTTACCTTATTTATGATGGGAAGATACTTGTTGAGGGAACATCAAAAGATATTCTTGAGCATCCTGATTCAAGGAAGGTTTATCTTGGGGATAAGTTTGAGATGTAATGCGCATCTCATTTTTTTATTGGTGCAATAGTTATATCCTAAGATTGAAAAAATCCCTCAGAAAGCATTCGGGCTAAGATCCGCCGAAGCTTGCATTTTAGCGTAGGTGGAGGGGCTTTCTGCTGACTAAGGGAAAAAGAGTAGCAGAGGGATAAAATGGGGGACTTCCTCTATATGTCATTCCGGACTTGATCCGGAATTTCGCTTTTGCCTTCTATCCCTTGGGGGGGGGGGCAAAAAGAGGTTAACAAAAACATAAAAGGAACTGGGTGTGCATAACAATAATGATGTTAGAATAGTTCCTGTCCATATTGCTATTATTATGGACGGTAACGGAAGATGGGCAGAAAAGAGAAAATTACCACGTATAATGGGTCATAGAGAAGGTTTGGAGACGGTTAGGCGAGTAATTACAACAGCCGATGATGAAGGTGTTAGGTTTCTTACGTTATACTCTTTTTCTACTGAAAACTGGAGAAGGCCCGAGGAGGAGGTCCGTTTTCTTTTTACGTTAATGGAGCAGAATTTACGTAAAGAAAGTGTTGAACTCAACAAAAAAAATGTCCGAGTAAGGTTTATTGGGCAAAGGGACCAGTTGCCTGAGTTTTTACAAAAAAGTATGTCTGATATTGAAAATCTTACCTTAAAAAATGACGGGCTTACACTTATATTGGCTATAAACTACGGAGGTCGTCAAGAGGTAACGTCTGCAGTAAAAAGAATATTAGCAGAAGGTTGTGCCGAGAAAGATGTTAATGAGGAACTTATAGAAAAATATCTTGATACCTCTGATATACCCGACCCTGACTTAATTATAAGAACCTCAGGCGAAGAAAGGCTCAGTAATTTTCTTTTGTGGCAATCTGCTTATAGTGAACTATATTTTACAAAGGTATTATGGCCGGATTTTTCAAAAGAAGATTTTCTTGAGGCTCTCTCTTCATATCAGAAACGTAAAAGAAAATTTGGGGGGATACTGAGATGAGAACAAATAAAGAATATGGAAATAAAATTAGGTTTGGGGTTGTGGGGTTGTTGGGGTATTCAAGAAGCCATATAGGTCAGATACTTATGGCACAAAACGCTGGTGAACCTGTTGAGTTGACTGCAGTTGTGGCTTATATGAGAGAAAAAAACGAAAAATTGGCTACTGAACTTGAAGAAAAAGGGGTTAAACTTGTTTCTGATTATGATAAACTTCTTGAGATGAAAAATGATATTGACTGTATAACCTTGCCTGTTGGAATACCTCTACATACTTCTATGGGTATAAAAGCGCTTGAGGCAGGGTTTCCTGTGTACCTTGAAAAACCTGTATCTGGTGCTATACAAGACGCAGATGCTCTTGCGTTATCTGAAAAAAAGTCTGGCAAAAAACTTTTTATTGGTTACCAACTCTGTTTTAAAGAAGTAACCTGGGAACTAAAAAAAATGTTGGCATCAGGCGATATCGGTACAATAAAAAAGATAGTTGTTGTAGCAGAATGGCCTCGCACAAAAGCATATTTTAACCGTAATGCTTGGGCAGGAAAACTCTCTATTAACAATACCATAGTCCTTGATTCTCCTTTAAATAACGCTTGTGCCCATTATATAAATCTGCCACTTTTTCTTGTAGGCAAAGAGATGGAATTGAGTGGCGTACCTATTTCTGTTGAATCAGAACTTTA encodes the following:
- a CDS encoding isoprenyl transferase, with amino-acid sequence MDGNGRWAEKRKLPRIMGHREGLETVRRVITTADDEGVRFLTLYSFSTENWRRPEEEVRFLFTLMEQNLRKESVELNKKNVRVRFIGQRDQLPEFLQKSMSDIENLTLKNDGLTLILAINYGGRQEVTSAVKRILAEGCAEKDVNEELIEKYLDTSDIPDPDLIIRTSGEERLSNFLLWQSAYSELYFTKVLWPDFSKEDFLEALSSYQKRKRKFGGILR
- a CDS encoding YebC/PmpR family DNA-binding transcriptional regulator, whose amino-acid sequence is MSGHSKWHSIKHKKMATDAKRGKMFTKFIREIMMAAKTGGGNPDTNPRLRLAVERAKGFNMPNDNIQRAIKKGSGEDGGVIIEQVTYEGYGPGGVALFVEVLTDNKNRSASEIRSIFSKHNGNLGGSGSVAWIFERKGMINIGKDKVPEDELMEIVLEAGAEDMVLEDDIFEITTLPENFEAVKNALAEKNIEVTDAIVSFVPKNTVKVEGKTAEQVLKLLETLEDHDDVQGAYANFDISDEILESMQSE
- a CDS encoding Gfo/Idh/MocA family oxidoreductase encodes the protein MEKVRIGVIGVGGMGGGHCHRAKLLQDENKQVELACVCDINEEVAKERAEKFQTKYFLNYKELIDSGLCDAVVVATPHWVHPEISVYAFEKGLHVLCEKPIAVTVSGADEIIEAAKKSGKVFSVNYQRRLQGLTLKLKEIVESGELGEIHRTLCVDPWQRTQSYYDSGTWRATWVGEGGGVLCNQAPHTIDMFTHIGGMPIKIQAQARAKFHRIEVEDEVQASLEYENGAWGCYYTSTCESEGPLHMEFVGDKGKLVVRGTDVMLSKNSQPLREYILSADKMWDKMVVTHESVELVPDIDKTIMENFRDAILKGEKRLTPGEKGINAVEFFNACIMSAKLDKPVNIPVPRKEYDELMEELKKTSKEKTGVKEQRVTDPKLQNLP
- a CDS encoding Gfo/Idh/MocA family oxidoreductase produces the protein MRTNKEYGNKIRFGVVGLLGYSRSHIGQILMAQNAGEPVELTAVVAYMREKNEKLATELEEKGVKLVSDYDKLLEMKNDIDCITLPVGIPLHTSMGIKALEAGFPVYLEKPVSGAIQDADALALSEKKSGKKLFIGYQLCFKEVTWELKKMLASGDIGTIKKIVVVAEWPRTKAYFNRNAWAGKLSINNTIVLDSPLNNACAHYINLPLFLVGKEMELSGVPISVESELYRANDIESTDTLSIRIKTEEGVEIVWIASHACEKGIGPKFRIEGSKKTVNADFATKEKTWYEGASGEGEIFLEDKWGPLNPFVSVAKWLQGDKEIPVCDLKIARAQTVVVNGAHQAPIVDIPKKYVKEISQNDGDILVAVDGMNQLLDKCYQEGVLISETSFVEWSQKPTVADVRGLKFFKLPNTE
- the ruvA gene encoding Holliday junction branch migration protein RuvA, whose product is MIYYICGKLIFKSPARVVVDNNGIGYSLNVSIETSQSIGEEGSEVKLFSFLQTKDDEVQLYGFASIEEKEGFKLLITVPNIGPKMALRILSGMNINQLYNAIIAEDTAFFTGIPGIGKKTGERIIVELKHRVEKLDIPQEKQFVDNREVFASAVEALTVLGYKRKEAVSSVSKIMKENVGISSIEEIIKEALKRNN
- the ruvC gene encoding crossover junction endodeoxyribonuclease RuvC gives rise to the protein MKILGIDPGVNKIGYGFIEKKSSREKETVLCTGTITPPIKEKYSTKLKLILEQFDNLLEELQPNVIAIEEIYLGKNVQITLKIGQITGVLVGAALRNGIPFELLPAREVKQNITGSGAATKEQVRFMLEHITGYKNFNGLDESDAVAVAVSYLINKKENDLLHLR
- the ruvB gene encoding Holliday junction branch migration DNA helicase RuvB, whose translation is MDEKITSPVAGGEDSNYDNALRPKGFSDFVGQDKVKDNLEVFIKAAKERKEVLDHVLFYGPPGIGKTTLSYIIANEMGVTVKATSGPVIEKAGDLAGILTNLEFGDILFIDEIHRLPRTIEEYLYSGMEDFCIDIMIGEGPKAKSVKIPIKNFTLVGATTRVGLITSPLRNRFGIIHRLDYYSSEELVKIISRSANLLKVSITEEGAQEIAKRARGTPRVANRLLRRIRDYAQVKGSGVVDKDISVLALDKMDVDEEGLDEMDKKVLEVLILKFAGGPVGLKSLSIAVGEESDTIEEVYESFLVRKGFLKRTPQGRVATEFAYKHMGLEVGGENVEKLF
- the lptB gene encoding LPS export ABC transporter ATP-binding protein, which gives rise to MLKAINLQKAFGKTVAVKDISLQVSQGEIVGLLGPNGAGKTTTFEMLLGFMRQDKGSIILDKEDISWLPVWRRARAGMLYLPQEIALFNKLSVEDNIRIILEEYYKDKKKIDDIIKMYLDKVGLYQLRKHIAGTLSGGEKRRLEIGRSLTLQPKFFLLDEPFSGIDPKTVSELQDTIVELKNQGIGILLTDHNVRDTLGITDRAYLIYDGKILVEGTSKDILEHPDSRKVYLGDKFEM
- a CDS encoding Gfo/Idh/MocA family oxidoreductase codes for the protein MRKIRIGVIGMGGMGYAHCKDVIALEQTELTCISSRDKEVVNKNAQEFGVKPFTDYKEMITSGLCDAVIIATPHWTHPEISVYAFENGLHVLAEKPIAVTVADADRMIKSAKDNNKIFSMMMQRRAEPRVKKALELVKKGYIGEIVRTLCIDSWFRTQAYYNSNIWRATWKGEGAGVLVNQAPHMIDVFLLLGGLPIEIETKTRTAYHDIEVENEVHALLGYKNGACGYYYVSTLEPIEGHHIEICGEKGKLVLDSQNLKFYKYEKSIPESIVSAEDMWETLKYEEVDISLDTDAMKGHIEVIRNFADSILNGEELITPGEEGLYSVEFYNACILSWKKNKSVKLPIDREEYNLLIDGLVKTSKPKKNVKIQRATDPKYRK
- a CDS encoding elongation factor G, with product MSKIYNVGLFGNNHVGKTLLAETILYKTGMIDRIGEISQGNTIFDFDAEEISRQMSLNLGFGYVKKGDAMIYILDAPGYMDFIGEQVCGIESSDIGILVVGADEGITPSTEKQWELITKKGMPAALFINRMDLPEVEFNKVWEEMESFFGKKLLLVNYPLKEGSSLKGVANLLGAKVGENPDFDPYVQASMDVIAELDDTLMEKYLEGVEISADEMAEHIKKGFKEGSIIPVLTGSVTQQVGVQELVDFILQYMPSSEEMLPFKAVNAKEEEQEFTRTPDQPLIGLVAKTIFDPFAGKISYLRVCSGRLKSNSQFLNVTKGQKERVGQLLRIQGKKQEPVDEALPGEVVGVAKLSESQALDAFCDPNASWALNLSKMPEGAVSYSIRPKIKGTEDKLGNALNRIVEEDKTINVFRDEETGETIVSGMGDTHIDIAINKFRTKFGVEVEKGIPKIAYKETIVSHSGPAEGKFKRQSGGKGQYGHCFIEIEPLERGAGFEFVDAIVGGAIPRNFIPSVEKGIKESLKKGILAGYPIVDIKVKLYDGTYHTVDSSDIAFQVAGSLALQKGFMQANPILLEPIVNVDISVSQELIGDVIGTVNSKRGKVLDMGSSGKRQVIKAQVPLAEMANYTNELRSITSGTGTYTMVFSHYEVVPAHIAQKIIDERKKEKEAKES
- a CDS encoding bifunctional nuclease family protein, whose product is MEKVSIEGVALDLVNNSSVLILKGEKGKFLPIAIRILEAQSILIALENASFFRPLTHDLIKNIIESLSAKLLRLEIHSLKKGVYYAHLVISKDGNIINVDCRPSDGIAISLRLNADIMVSDNLLEKMDIIKEGKDVKFFKTNLSDKPISEEEAKKLRKMIDDMSAKEFWKELGKD